The following proteins are co-located in the Corynebacterium aquilae DSM 44791 genome:
- a CDS encoding acetate kinase codes for MSLALVLNSGSSSIKFQLVDPTKHATDDPFASGLVEQIGEPEGKITLKYQGEKYTLNAPIPDHSVGLDMAFNLMGEHGCGIKDVDITAVGHRVVHGGILFSQPEIITDEILDMIRDLIPLAPLHNPANIDGIEVARTLLPDVPHVAVFDTGFFHSMPPAAALYAINADIAAQHGVRRYGFHGTSHEYVSSHVPEMLDMPAAAVNQITLHLGNGASAAAIRGGRAIDTSMGMTPLAGLVMGTRSGDIDPGIVFHLHRSAGMSIDDIDKLLNRDSGVKGLCGVNDFRDIEARIDNEDQDAWLAYNVYIHQLRRYIGSYMIALGRVDAITFTAGVGENAVDVRADALADLEGFGIKIDPEKNAQPNDGAREISADDSQVKVFVIPTNEELAIARYAVKLAEQQR; via the coding sequence GTGAGCCTCGCACTCGTACTGAACTCCGGATCCTCATCCATCAAGTTCCAACTCGTCGACCCCACCAAACACGCAACCGACGACCCCTTCGCCTCCGGACTGGTCGAACAAATCGGGGAACCCGAAGGAAAAATCACCCTCAAATACCAGGGCGAAAAATACACCCTCAACGCCCCCATCCCCGACCACTCCGTCGGCCTCGACATGGCCTTCAACCTCATGGGTGAGCACGGCTGCGGCATTAAAGACGTCGACATCACCGCCGTCGGCCACCGCGTCGTCCACGGCGGCATCCTGTTCTCCCAGCCAGAAATCATCACCGACGAGATCCTCGACATGATCCGGGACCTCATCCCCCTGGCGCCGCTGCACAACCCCGCCAACATCGACGGCATCGAAGTCGCCCGCACCCTCCTGCCCGACGTACCCCACGTCGCAGTGTTCGACACCGGCTTCTTCCACTCCATGCCACCGGCGGCAGCACTCTACGCCATCAACGCCGACATCGCCGCCCAACACGGCGTGCGCCGCTACGGCTTCCACGGCACCAGCCACGAATACGTCTCCTCCCACGTACCCGAAATGCTGGACATGCCCGCAGCCGCCGTCAACCAAATCACCCTCCACCTCGGCAACGGCGCCTCCGCCGCCGCCATCCGCGGCGGCCGCGCCATCGACACCTCCATGGGCATGACCCCCCTGGCAGGCCTCGTCATGGGCACCCGCTCCGGCGATATTGACCCCGGAATCGTCTTCCACCTCCACCGCTCCGCCGGCATGAGCATCGACGACATCGACAAACTGCTCAACCGCGACTCCGGTGTCAAAGGCCTCTGCGGCGTCAACGACTTCCGCGACATCGAAGCCCGCATCGACAACGAAGACCAAGACGCCTGGCTGGCCTACAACGTCTACATCCACCAGCTGCGCCGCTACATCGGCTCCTACATGATCGCCCTCGGCCGCGTCGACGCCATCACCTTCACCGCCGGTGTCGGCGAAAACGCCGTCGACGTGCGCGCCGACGCGCTCGCCGACCTCGAAGGCTTCGGCATCAAAATCGACCCCGAGAAAAACGCCCAACCCAACGATGGGGCACGCGAAATCTCCGCCGACGACTCCCAAGTCAAAGTCTTCGTCATCCCCACCAACGAAGAACTCGCCATCGCCCGCTACGCCGTCAAACTCGCCGAGCAACAGCGATAA
- a CDS encoding glutamate ABC transporter substrate-binding protein — translation MRPHLLRTTSCLLLATGLTLSACSTPETPSMHDTQDAQPVTWPLPPGAVLEQAGSVTPDPIEDDALPHGSLAPDNATPADRVPTIVDRGYVLVGVNQSQNLLSFRDPVTGQLQGFEVDIAREIARDIFGDPDRVEFRYVDASDFQEALDTGRVDMVLRSMSITAARQQHMAFSAPYLATSKQLLALTQSGVDSVRDLNGRTVCVANMSTALDRARQVATGANIIKVRNWADCLVALQQHQADAILADDAILAGIAAQDPYATLVGNNLSRENYGVVFPLPAEKPAAAGGIRQVNYTLARISRDGTWQKIYNRWLGPYQVSAGPPPPVYDN, via the coding sequence ATGCGCCCCCACCTGCTCCGCACCACCTCCTGCCTGCTGCTGGCCACAGGGCTCACACTCAGCGCGTGCAGCACCCCGGAAACCCCCTCCATGCACGACACCCAAGACGCCCAACCCGTGACCTGGCCACTACCGCCAGGGGCGGTGCTCGAACAGGCCGGCAGCGTCACCCCAGACCCCATCGAAGACGACGCCCTACCGCACGGCTCCCTCGCCCCCGACAACGCCACCCCCGCCGACCGGGTGCCCACCATCGTCGACCGCGGCTACGTCCTCGTCGGCGTCAACCAATCCCAAAACCTCCTGTCCTTCCGCGACCCCGTCACCGGCCAACTCCAAGGCTTCGAAGTCGACATCGCCCGCGAAATAGCCCGCGACATCTTTGGGGATCCCGACCGGGTGGAATTCCGCTACGTCGACGCCAGCGACTTCCAAGAAGCCCTCGACACCGGCCGCGTCGACATGGTGCTGCGCTCCATGTCCATCACCGCCGCCCGCCAACAACACATGGCCTTCTCCGCCCCCTACCTAGCGACCAGCAAACAACTCCTGGCACTAACCCAATCCGGAGTCGACTCCGTCCGCGACCTCAACGGCCGCACCGTCTGCGTCGCCAACATGTCCACCGCCCTCGACCGCGCCCGACAAGTCGCCACCGGCGCCAACATCATCAAAGTCCGCAACTGGGCCGACTGCCTCGTCGCCCTCCAACAACACCAAGCCGACGCCATCCTCGCCGACGACGCCATCCTCGCCGGCATCGCCGCCCAAGACCCCTACGCCACCCTCGTCGGCAACAACCTCTCCCGCGAAAACTACGGGGTAGTCTTCCCCCTCCCGGCCGAAAAACCCGCAGCCGCCGGCGGCATCCGCCAAGTCAACTACACCCTCGCCCGCATCTCCCGCGACGGCACCTGGCAAAAAATCTACAACCGCTGGCTCGGCCCCTACCAAGTCTCCGCCGGACCGCCCCCACCGGTCTACGACAACTAA
- a CDS encoding serine/threonine protein kinase — MSRDEATSPQQRPAPEDTTGPFDMPTQGGYLMPTGATNHPADDFDMATSASLNAPGTTGVPFDPFADDDDEPEMDLAELDALLGGLNQVAPTPHDPGANSRKQALSTFRERRTTLREGRMVADGMVELPFQQLRDPEDSLMDPAAEIARGIAAPQLSPGDLVAGQYEIKGVLAHGGMGWVYLATDLNVSGRWVVLKGMIADAKQHDRAGAEAEREFLADITHPNIVKIFNFIDDPRVDGGFIVMEYVGGPSLLTRQRQLTGGVLDIDIAIGYMLEILPALEYLHSRGVVYNDLKPDNIIVTEDQVKLIDLGAVTGIGAFGYIFGTKGFQAPEVATDGPSIASDIYTIGRTLAALTLDLEVVDGVFAPGIPSPSDSPLLRRNLAFYRLLLRATHEDPAKRFGSVRELSAQLYGVLREILAIRDGKQFPAQHSLFSPQRTTFGTKHVVFRTDQLIDGIERQVQITANEVVSALPVPLIDQEDVGAPMLTGSSYTEPQEALENMRAAMASEEYSSSAELPLGVVRALLDLGFVDEARTWLESLKPRLGQDWRHQWYSGVTALLLDDFEHAQENFSRVLAIVPGESAPKLALAATDELILQQRGLGQQALLTPEVTAALGGIGDSLAEVPRDMMDELDSTWSHTTTSSKSLRFHSMRLYALVWATNPTTVSSAFGLARQLLAENHVELAVDALDRVPQASRHQRMAKLTTILHLVSGEPQALSESRIRRAARRLEEIPTNEPRLLQIKIAVVAAGVNWLRAHDLDAAASRADLFDVPFTQRGLRRALAGSLRLLARNAPFARHRYALVDMANSVRPTTWF, encoded by the coding sequence ATGAGCAGGGACGAAGCCACCAGCCCCCAACAGCGCCCCGCCCCCGAAGACACCACCGGCCCCTTCGACATGCCCACCCAGGGCGGATACCTCATGCCCACCGGCGCCACCAACCACCCCGCCGACGACTTCGACATGGCCACCAGCGCCAGCCTTAATGCACCGGGAACCACCGGGGTACCCTTCGACCCCTTCGCCGACGATGACGACGAACCCGAAATGGACCTCGCCGAACTCGACGCCCTGCTCGGCGGGCTCAACCAAGTCGCCCCCACCCCACACGACCCCGGCGCCAACTCCCGCAAACAAGCCCTATCCACCTTCCGCGAACGCCGCACCACCCTCCGCGAAGGACGCATGGTCGCAGACGGCATGGTGGAACTGCCCTTCCAGCAGCTTCGCGACCCCGAAGACTCCCTCATGGACCCCGCGGCGGAAATCGCCCGCGGAATCGCCGCCCCCCAACTATCCCCCGGCGACCTCGTCGCCGGCCAATACGAAATCAAAGGTGTCCTCGCACACGGCGGCATGGGGTGGGTGTATCTCGCAACCGACCTCAACGTCTCCGGCCGGTGGGTCGTCCTCAAAGGCATGATCGCCGACGCCAAACAACACGACCGGGCCGGCGCAGAAGCAGAACGCGAATTCCTCGCCGACATCACCCACCCCAACATCGTCAAGATTTTCAACTTCATCGACGACCCCCGCGTCGACGGCGGCTTCATCGTCATGGAATACGTCGGCGGCCCCAGCCTGCTCACCCGCCAACGCCAACTCACCGGCGGCGTCCTCGACATCGACATCGCCATCGGCTACATGCTGGAAATCCTGCCAGCCCTGGAATACCTCCACTCCCGCGGCGTGGTCTACAACGACCTCAAACCCGACAACATCATCGTCACCGAAGACCAAGTCAAACTCATCGACCTCGGCGCCGTCACCGGCATCGGGGCCTTCGGCTACATCTTCGGCACCAAAGGATTCCAAGCCCCCGAAGTCGCCACCGACGGGCCCAGCATCGCCAGCGACATCTACACCATCGGCCGCACCCTCGCGGCCCTCACCCTCGACCTTGAAGTCGTCGATGGGGTGTTCGCGCCCGGCATCCCCTCCCCTTCCGACTCGCCGCTGCTGCGCCGCAACCTGGCGTTCTACCGGCTGCTGCTGCGGGCCACCCACGAAGACCCGGCCAAACGTTTCGGCAGCGTGCGCGAATTGTCCGCCCAACTCTATGGGGTGCTGCGCGAAATTTTGGCGATCCGGGACGGCAAACAATTCCCGGCCCAGCATTCGCTGTTTTCCCCACAACGTACGACCTTCGGCACCAAGCACGTGGTGTTTCGCACCGACCAGCTGATCGACGGTATCGAAAGGCAAGTACAGATCACCGCCAACGAGGTGGTCTCCGCGCTGCCGGTGCCGCTAATCGACCAGGAGGACGTCGGCGCGCCCATGCTGACCGGTTCCTCCTATACGGAACCGCAAGAAGCTCTGGAAAACATGCGGGCGGCGATGGCCAGCGAGGAGTATTCTTCCTCCGCTGAGCTGCCGTTGGGTGTGGTGCGCGCCCTGCTGGATTTGGGTTTCGTCGACGAGGCCCGCACTTGGCTGGAATCCCTCAAACCCCGCTTGGGCCAGGACTGGCGCCACCAGTGGTATTCGGGGGTGACGGCGCTGCTGTTGGACGATTTCGAGCACGCGCAGGAAAACTTCTCCCGGGTATTAGCGATTGTGCCGGGCGAGTCCGCCCCAAAGTTGGCGTTGGCTGCTACCGACGAGCTGATCCTGCAGCAGCGTGGCTTGGGCCAGCAGGCGCTGCTCACCCCGGAGGTCACCGCCGCCTTGGGTGGTATCGGGGACTCCCTGGCGGAGGTTCCCCGCGACATGATGGATGAGCTCGACAGCACCTGGTCGCACACCACCACCTCCTCGAAGTCTTTGCGTTTCCACTCGATGCGCCTGTACGCGCTGGTGTGGGCGACGAATCCGACGACCGTGTCCAGTGCTTTCGGATTGGCGCGGCAGCTGTTGGCGGAAAACCATGTGGAGTTGGCGGTGGATGCCCTCGATCGGGTGCCGCAGGCTTCCCGGCACCAGCGCATGGCGAAGCTGACGACGATTTTGCATTTGGTTTCTGGGGAACCGCAGGCGTTGTCGGAGTCCCGGATTCGCCGTGCTGCCCGCCGGTTAGAGGAGATTCCCACCAATGAGCCGCGTTTGCTGCAAATCAAGATTGCGGTGGTGGCGGCCGGGGTGAACTGGTTGCGGGCGCACGATTTGGATGCGGCGGCCTCCCGGGCGGATCTGTTTGATGTGCCGTTTACGCAGCGGGGTTTGCGGCGGGCGCTGGCTGGCTCTTTGCGGCTATTGGCCCGCAATGCGCCTTTTGCCCGGCACCGTTATGCGTTGGTGGACATGGCGAACTCGGTGCGCCCCACGACGTGGTTCTAG
- a CDS encoding GNAT family N-acetyltransferase, producing the protein MTYFFAVSNLRAMSPMEVHNLYKLRVDIFVHEQRCPYAEIDTTDALDTTSHVQAFDTDRVLRGTARVYTTTAAEFAAEAHLPAPADSTAPVAHIGRLCVDKDARHAGLGSEIMRQTIRLAEEQYPGMPVVITAQEHLVDYYATFGFVPAGNTFDWDGVNHVPMQLEKN; encoded by the coding sequence ATGACTTACTTCTTCGCTGTCTCCAACCTCCGCGCCATGTCGCCCATGGAGGTCCACAACCTCTACAAGCTCCGCGTAGACATCTTCGTGCACGAGCAGCGCTGCCCGTACGCCGAAATCGACACCACCGACGCGCTGGACACCACCAGCCACGTCCAAGCCTTCGACACCGACCGTGTCCTGCGCGGCACCGCCCGCGTCTACACCACCACCGCCGCCGAATTCGCCGCCGAAGCACACCTGCCCGCACCGGCCGACAGCACCGCCCCCGTCGCCCACATCGGCCGCCTCTGCGTCGACAAGGACGCCCGCCACGCGGGTCTGGGCTCCGAAATCATGCGCCAAACCATCCGCCTGGCCGAGGAACAATACCCCGGCATGCCGGTCGTGATCACCGCCCAGGAACACCTGGTCGACTACTACGCCACCTTCGGCTTCGTCCCCGCCGGCAATACTTTCGACTGGGATGGGGTCAACCACGTTCCGATGCAGCTGGAAAAGAACTAG
- a CDS encoding ABC transporter ATP-binding protein produces the protein MIEVRGLTKQYGPVTAVDDLTFSVKPGVVTGFLGPNGAGKSTTMRMILGLDRPTSGEALIGGSSYKKLRKPLETVGALLDAKAVHPNRSAYNHLKWVAQTNGIPTSRVKEVLTMVGLQDVARKKVGGFSLGMGQRLGLATAMLGDPEVLLLDEPVNGLDPEGIRWVRTFLQALAAEGRTVLVSSHLLSEMALMADDLIVIGRGKLIAATSTAEFTQMAAGSLTRVRTDNIEEMSAALDSEGVEYSLGQDARGRDSILITGNDTDFIGKLAYTYGIPLSELTEQETSLEDAFMALTSDSVEYRAPGTTETSTQPAADKGDA, from the coding sequence ATGATTGAAGTCCGCGGACTGACGAAACAATACGGCCCTGTCACGGCCGTCGACGACCTCACCTTCTCCGTGAAGCCAGGAGTGGTCACAGGCTTCCTCGGCCCCAACGGTGCCGGCAAGTCCACCACCATGCGCATGATCCTCGGCCTCGACCGGCCGACCAGCGGTGAAGCCCTCATCGGTGGCAGCAGCTACAAAAAGCTCCGCAAGCCCCTGGAGACCGTCGGCGCGCTGCTGGACGCCAAAGCCGTCCACCCCAACCGCAGCGCCTACAACCACCTGAAATGGGTTGCCCAAACCAACGGCATTCCCACCAGCCGCGTCAAAGAAGTCCTCACCATGGTGGGACTTCAAGACGTCGCCCGCAAAAAGGTCGGCGGCTTCTCCCTCGGCATGGGCCAACGCCTAGGCCTGGCCACCGCCATGCTCGGCGACCCGGAAGTACTGCTGCTTGACGAGCCCGTCAACGGCCTCGACCCCGAAGGCATCCGCTGGGTGCGCACCTTCCTGCAGGCACTGGCCGCCGAAGGCCGCACCGTGCTGGTCTCCTCCCACCTGCTGTCCGAAATGGCGCTGATGGCCGACGACCTCATCGTCATCGGCCGCGGCAAACTGATCGCCGCCACCTCCACCGCGGAATTCACCCAAATGGCCGCCGGGTCCCTGACCCGGGTCCGCACCGACAACATCGAAGAGATGTCCGCCGCCCTCGATAGCGAAGGCGTCGAATACAGCCTCGGCCAGGACGCCCGCGGCCGCGACAGCATTCTGATCACCGGCAACGACACCGACTTCATCGGCAAACTCGCCTACACCTACGGCATCCCGCTCAGCGAACTCACCGAGCAGGAAACCTCCCTCGAGGACGCCTTCATGGCACTTACTTCGGACTCCGTCGAATACCGCGCGCCCGGCACCACGGAAACCTCCACTCAGCCCGCTGCGGATAAAGGAGACGCATAA
- the cls gene encoding cardiolipin synthase produces MSDFLSNVWSNTDIRVVGLIIDYTIKAIAIGFVPEGRRPSSSMAWLLAIMLIPVLGLPLYLLMGSAYINRRRHRIQEEAAELISGAQANQPDCPDNAELSPELRSIIRMNRKLTGFPAFTGTALGFHHDYVQSFRAMAEAIDKARDYVHIEIYIVAWDHTTDVVFQAMARAVDRGVKVRLLIDQVGSWKYPGYVRLGKRLDAIGVDWHLMLPLAPWRWRFRRPDLRNHRKMVIVDGEVGFIGSQNLIDSTYLSKKNMQEGRHWIDVMVELTGPVVTSMNTVFAVDWYQESDEIITEFRDLENPQLPAKGEENPDHINVFQLVPSGPGYDTEPNLRMFNQAVHHAKKHLVICSPYFIPDESLLEAVTSACYRDVRVDLLVNEVADQFMVGHAQSSYYAALLEAGVHIHLYPAPFILHTKFVVADPEGEDPIGIVGSSNLDMRSFGLNYETSLFTARGNVTDSLWELGQGYMASSRELTLDQWEKRPLRRRYIDNVMRLTSALQ; encoded by the coding sequence ATGAGTGATTTTCTATCCAATGTTTGGTCGAATACGGACATCCGTGTCGTCGGCCTGATTATCGACTACACGATTAAGGCCATTGCGATCGGTTTCGTCCCGGAGGGCCGGCGACCGTCTTCTTCAATGGCGTGGCTGTTGGCCATCATGCTGATCCCGGTGTTGGGTTTGCCGCTGTACCTGCTGATGGGTTCGGCCTACATTAATCGCCGCCGCCACCGCATCCAGGAGGAAGCCGCCGAGTTGATCTCGGGCGCGCAGGCAAACCAGCCGGATTGTCCCGATAATGCGGAGCTTTCCCCGGAGCTGCGGTCGATCATTCGGATGAACCGCAAGCTGACGGGTTTTCCCGCGTTTACGGGTACCGCACTGGGTTTCCACCACGACTATGTGCAGTCTTTCCGGGCGATGGCGGAAGCGATCGACAAGGCGCGCGACTATGTTCACATCGAGATCTACATCGTGGCCTGGGACCACACCACCGATGTGGTGTTTCAGGCGATGGCGCGCGCCGTGGATCGCGGGGTGAAGGTTCGCCTGCTGATCGACCAGGTCGGCTCGTGGAAATACCCGGGCTATGTGCGTTTGGGTAAAAGGCTGGACGCTATCGGGGTGGATTGGCATTTGATGCTGCCGCTCGCGCCGTGGCGGTGGCGATTCCGCCGCCCGGATCTTCGTAATCACCGCAAGATGGTGATCGTGGATGGCGAGGTGGGTTTCATTGGGTCCCAGAACCTCATTGATTCGACCTACCTGTCGAAGAAAAACATGCAGGAGGGCCGCCATTGGATTGATGTGATGGTGGAGCTGACCGGCCCGGTGGTGACCAGTATGAACACGGTGTTCGCGGTGGATTGGTATCAGGAGTCCGATGAGATCATCACCGAGTTCCGCGATCTGGAAAACCCGCAGCTGCCGGCCAAGGGGGAGGAAAACCCGGATCACATTAACGTGTTCCAGTTGGTGCCCTCCGGACCGGGTTATGACACTGAGCCGAATTTGCGGATGTTTAACCAGGCGGTGCATCACGCGAAGAAGCATTTGGTGATTTGTTCGCCGTATTTCATCCCGGATGAGTCCCTGCTGGAGGCGGTGACCTCTGCGTGCTATCGGGATGTGCGGGTTGATTTGTTGGTCAATGAGGTTGCTGACCAGTTCATGGTGGGGCACGCCCAGTCGTCCTACTATGCGGCCTTGTTGGAGGCGGGGGTGCATATTCACCTTTATCCGGCCCCGTTTATCTTGCACACCAAGTTTGTGGTGGCAGACCCGGAGGGTGAGGATCCGATTGGGATCGTGGGGTCGTCGAATCTGGATATGCGCTCTTTTGGTTTGAACTACGAGACCTCGTTGTTTACTGCCCGCGGCAATGTGACGGATTCTCTGTGGGAGTTGGGCCAGGGCTATATGGCGTCTTCGCGGGAGTTGACGTTGGATCAGTGGGAGAAACGCCCGTTGCGTCGCCGCTACATCGACAATGTGATGCGGTTGACTTCGGCGCTGCAGTAG
- a CDS encoding FAD-dependent oxidoreductase: MSRPLRVAVIGAGPAGIYASDLLMKSDTPVEIDLYERMPAPFGLIRYGVAPDHPRIKGIVNALHKVMEKDELRLLGNIAVGEDVTIDELKQFYDALVFSTGATGDRDLDIPGSDLEGSYGAAEFVGFYDGNPDFKREWDLSAEKVAVVGVGNVGLDVARILAKTGEELHVTEIPDNVYEVLKTNQAKEVHVFGRRGPAQAKFTPLELKELDHSPTIEVVVNPEDIDYDEASEAARRESKTQDMVCSTLEQYAIRDPKGAPHKLFIHFFESPVEILGEDGRVVALKTERTQLDGNGGVTGTGEYTEWPVGAVYRAVGYRSDAVTGVPFDPNAAVIPNDGGHVLTEPNGEIVPGLYTTGWIKRGPVGLIGNTKGDAKETIEMLLADYADGKLDEPAKPEKDDVITFLEDKGLAYTTWDGWHQLDAEERRLGEAEGRERKKIVEWDEMVKHSRKDA; this comes from the coding sequence ATGTCTCGCCCCTTGCGCGTCGCCGTCATCGGTGCCGGCCCCGCCGGCATCTACGCCTCCGATCTTTTGATGAAGTCGGACACCCCGGTCGAAATCGACCTGTATGAGCGCATGCCGGCCCCGTTCGGCCTGATCCGCTACGGCGTGGCACCCGACCACCCGCGCATCAAGGGCATCGTCAACGCCCTGCACAAGGTGATGGAAAAAGACGAGCTGCGCCTGCTCGGCAACATCGCCGTCGGTGAGGACGTCACCATCGACGAACTCAAGCAGTTCTACGACGCCCTGGTGTTCTCCACGGGCGCGACCGGCGACCGCGACCTGGACATCCCGGGCTCCGACCTGGAGGGCTCCTACGGCGCCGCCGAGTTCGTCGGCTTCTACGACGGCAACCCGGACTTCAAGCGCGAGTGGGACCTGTCCGCCGAAAAGGTTGCCGTGGTCGGCGTCGGTAACGTCGGTCTCGACGTGGCCCGCATCCTCGCCAAGACCGGCGAAGAGCTGCACGTCACCGAGATCCCGGACAATGTCTACGAGGTCCTCAAGACCAACCAGGCTAAGGAAGTGCACGTCTTCGGTCGCCGCGGCCCCGCCCAGGCGAAGTTCACCCCCTTGGAGCTCAAAGAGCTCGACCACTCCCCCACCATCGAGGTTGTCGTCAACCCCGAGGACATCGACTACGACGAGGCCAGCGAAGCTGCCCGCCGCGAATCCAAAACCCAGGACATGGTGTGCTCCACCCTGGAGCAGTACGCCATCCGCGACCCCAAGGGCGCACCCCACAAGCTGTTCATCCACTTCTTCGAGTCCCCCGTCGAGATCCTCGGCGAGGACGGACGCGTCGTGGCCCTGAAAACTGAGCGCACCCAGCTCGACGGCAACGGCGGCGTGACCGGCACCGGCGAATACACCGAATGGCCCGTCGGCGCCGTCTACCGCGCCGTCGGCTACCGCTCCGACGCCGTCACTGGTGTGCCCTTCGACCCGAACGCTGCCGTCATCCCCAACGACGGCGGCCACGTCCTGACCGAACCCAACGGGGAGATCGTGCCCGGCCTGTACACCACCGGCTGGATCAAGCGCGGCCCCGTCGGCCTGATCGGCAACACCAAGGGCGACGCCAAAGAAACCATCGAGATGCTGCTCGCCGACTACGCCGACGGCAAACTCGACGAGCCCGCCAAGCCCGAAAAAGACGACGTCATCACCTTCCTGGAGGACAAAGGCCTGGCCTACACCACCTGGGACGGCTGGCACCAGCTCGACGCCGAAGAACGCCGCCTCGGCGAGGCCGAAGGCCGCGAGCGCAAAAAGATCGTCGAATGGGACGAAATGGTGAAGCACTCCCGCAAGGACGCCTAA
- a CDS encoding CD225/dispanin family protein produces the protein MTYPGNPYSASPYQSRTVPTYLFWSVLSAFLFPISGVFAVWASTRVVEALGAGDMNAAQMYSSRAKTLMIVSFVLFVVMIPVSWMMQNAWGMLAGSGSFDSSVQSY, from the coding sequence ATGACGTATCCCGGCAACCCGTATTCCGCTAGCCCCTACCAGTCGCGTACTGTGCCGACCTACCTGTTTTGGTCTGTGCTGTCGGCGTTTTTGTTCCCCATCTCTGGGGTGTTTGCGGTGTGGGCGTCGACTCGTGTGGTTGAGGCTTTGGGAGCCGGGGATATGAACGCGGCACAGATGTATTCTTCCCGTGCCAAGACTTTAATGATTGTGTCTTTTGTGCTGTTCGTGGTGATGATTCCGGTGAGCTGGATGATGCAGAATGCGTGGGGGATGCTTGCCGGTTCGGGGTCTTTTGACTCCTCCGTGCAGTCTTACTAG
- the pta gene encoding phosphate acetyltransferase translates to MTALTKSVLFTSIGRTCEDVDVVDFAHRLGLKHRTLVTGEPTLAAVIASEPLEDGHVLLQGTGSLDFDSKAAAALGIPLVFLVHTREDMGDYRVELSQVHAEELGAVVACVLTGTQIREGDIDEIAAKIEENSRGVEPVMNAVTFEYWLLNKAKEYQSHIVLPEGEDDRVLTAADQLLKDKVCELTILGNPDEITARAKELGLDLSQAHLKDPETDPMREQFAEEFAELRKNKGVTIEQARETMRDISYYATMMIHKGLADGMVSGAAHTTAHTIKPSFQIIKTAPGASVVSSIFLMVLRGRLWAFGDCAVNPNPTAEQLGEIAIVSAKTAAQFGIDPKVAMLSYSTGTSGSGEDVDRAIAAVQHARELDPTVKVDGPLQFDAAVDMGVAKKKMPGSEVAGQATVFIFPDLEAGNIGYKTAQRTGHALAVGPILQGLNKPVNDLSRGATVPDIVNTVAITAIQAGSSK, encoded by the coding sequence GTGACAGCACTAACCAAGTCCGTATTGTTCACCTCCATTGGACGCACCTGCGAAGACGTCGACGTCGTCGACTTCGCACACCGCCTCGGGCTCAAGCACCGCACGCTGGTCACCGGCGAACCCACCCTCGCCGCCGTCATCGCCAGCGAACCACTCGAAGACGGCCACGTCCTCCTCCAAGGCACCGGCTCTTTGGACTTCGACTCCAAAGCCGCCGCCGCCCTGGGCATCCCGCTGGTCTTTTTGGTGCACACCCGCGAAGACATGGGTGATTACCGCGTCGAGTTGTCCCAGGTGCACGCCGAAGAACTCGGCGCCGTCGTCGCCTGCGTACTCACCGGCACCCAAATCCGCGAAGGCGACATCGATGAGATCGCCGCCAAGATCGAAGAAAACAGCCGCGGCGTCGAGCCCGTGATGAACGCCGTCACCTTCGAATACTGGCTGCTGAACAAAGCCAAGGAATACCAGTCCCACATCGTCCTGCCCGAAGGCGAAGACGATCGCGTCCTCACCGCAGCCGACCAGCTGCTCAAAGACAAAGTCTGCGAACTGACCATCCTCGGCAACCCCGATGAGATCACCGCGCGCGCCAAAGAACTCGGCCTCGACCTAAGCCAAGCGCACCTCAAAGACCCAGAGACCGACCCCATGCGCGAGCAGTTCGCCGAAGAATTCGCCGAACTACGCAAAAACAAGGGCGTGACCATCGAGCAAGCCCGCGAGACCATGCGGGACATCTCCTACTACGCCACCATGATGATCCACAAGGGCCTGGCCGACGGCATGGTCTCCGGTGCGGCCCACACCACCGCCCACACCATCAAACCCTCCTTCCAGATCATCAAAACCGCCCCCGGCGCCTCCGTGGTGTCCTCCATCTTCCTGATGGTGCTCCGTGGGCGCCTCTGGGCCTTCGGAGACTGCGCCGTCAACCCCAACCCCACCGCCGAACAACTCGGCGAAATCGCCATCGTCTCCGCCAAAACCGCAGCCCAGTTCGGCATCGACCCCAAAGTCGCCATGCTCAGCTACTCCACCGGCACCTCCGGCAGCGGCGAAGACGTCGACCGCGCCATCGCCGCCGTGCAGCACGCCCGCGAACTCGACCCCACCGTCAAAGTCGACGGCCCCCTCCAGTTCGACGCCGCCGTCGACATGGGCGTCGCCAAGAAGAAGATGCCCGGATCCGAAGTCGCCGGCCAAGCCACCGTGTTCATCTTCCCCGACCTGGAAGCCGGCAACATCGGCTACAAAACCGCACAACGCACCGGCCACGCCCTCGCCGTCGGCCCGATCCTGCAGGGCCTGAACAAGCCCGTCAACGACCTATCCCGCGGCGCCACCGTCCCCGACATCGTCAACACCGTCGCCATCACCGCAATCCAGGCTGGGAGCAGCAAGTGA